The sequence below is a genomic window from Dioscorea cayenensis subsp. rotundata cultivar TDr96_F1 chromosome 6, TDr96_F1_v2_PseudoChromosome.rev07_lg8_w22 25.fasta, whole genome shotgun sequence.
GCATTTTGAGAGATTGCAACGATGATTATAGCCCTCACTTGagatcaaatatttttttcttttagagactcttgttgttgttgtttttttgagtttttttatgatttttttctcagGTGTTcagttttcttttcatcatgGAAAGAAGCTACATCTTTGACACTGGCTATTACttggatttttttgtatttttttatttgaattttggttcctttctgaagactttttctttgatttttttttattgaaagaaaccTTTTTTTGTTAACAGTAGCAATTGATCCTTTTACTTTGgagattttctttgaaaatttgtTGATGTGAAGTTACGAAACATTCCCTTTTCTTAAATCTTCCTTTCTTCAACATTTGAATGTTGGTCTAATGATAATTTGTTTGGCTGTGATGGATTACTACTTATGATTCGAGCTGTTCTTCTTGGCAGTTGAGAGAAATCGGATATCTTGGTTGGAGTGGCGAGCTTCAGTGGACGCAAGAGTTGACTCCTCCCCAGCTCTCTAAACAGCAAGATAAGGTGGTCTACCTTCATTTCTTGTCATTGTAATTTATACTTTTCATGCTAGTTTAGCTTAGTTGTTTAATGCTAATTCGTTTTTTCCATATGTTTGTTGAGGtccaattcaaataattttcttGTATACGTTTCTTTAAGTATAATGTACTGTAAACTAGTCATTTGTTAAAATGCAAAAGCAGTCATGCATCCTCTTTCATTGTTTCACTCCTCTAGACTTGACAGTTGTTAGGCAAGAGCGAGACTGTGGAGTTTGAAACAACTTTGGAAATCACCTTCAAGACGCAATTTTGTCCAGTGCGTTGCGCCCAGTTCATCATATACGCGTAAGAGTACTAGCATGTAacatttttccttttgattcGTTGTTGTGGTGAGAAATTGGATTGATTGTTTGGTGCTGTTTTAGCTCCTGTTGAATCCAGGGGTTATCTGCTAGTTCATACAAATGGTGGGTTGAACCAGATGCGAGCTGGGGTGAGTTTTCTCCTATTCTTGTGATTGTTAAATCCCCATAATTTTTAGAGCCAATTCCTTGATTGGTGGTAGTCTTTTGAATTTCGGTGGGTTTGCAGTTTTTCAAGTTCTTATTAGTTGATACTTTGACTTTGATATCTTTGTAATTCTATGTAAATTTGACTTTGATGGTTGTTTATTAGTGTATATGGCAATAACATATTCATCAAGGTAATTAAtgcttggtttttttaaatggttgcAAACTTAGTTGACCAAATGGAAACTTATTACTGTATGTGAACTTGGGTGCTTCAGAGTTGGTGAAATCTTGATTGTGTATCTATGAACTGGATAACCTTCTTATATTAGGCAATCTCAAAGGAATCATCAATATGTTCCCATCCCTTTGTCACGTgtttgatttcttctcaaacATACACTGTATCCTAGAATCTTGAGTTGACAATAGCTGTGATATAAAAACATTAGTTTTCATATATTAATGGAAATaagaattattaattttgactCTTCTTGAGAGGTTTAAGGGGACCACTTGAAACTGAAATCTTTCCAATGTTTCATGTTGAATTATTGATAATGATTTTTCTGTTTCTATGGTCAGATCATCAGTATTCTTTGTAGTTGGTATTCGACATACTTTTTTGCCTGTTGTCATGTATCATGAATGATATTCTTTTGTTCAGAAAACTGAATTGATTGGCAGGTATTAATTCCTTTCCTTATTTCTAGTGTCCTCTGATTCATGGAAGGGACGTGTTGTCTATGTTGTGTCACACACAACGTGTGTCGTGTATCAACTTTGATCTTGCAAGGTCTGATTGGGGTATTACTCTTCCAACTTTTTGTATGCTGAATGGAACTTGGCAGAATTCaattaatttgtgatttttatGTGCATATTAATTTGTATGGCAGATATGTGACATGGTGGCTGTTGCTCGTCTTATTAATGCTACCCTTGTTGTTCCAGAACTTGATAAAAGATCATTTTGGCAAGATTCTAGGTGAATTTTCTCTGTTATATTTTATGTGTTTTCCACTCAATAGTTCCAATGggttaattatgaaaatttggAACAACAGCAATTTCTCAGATGTCTTTGATGAAGAGTATTTTATTCAGTCTTTGGCGAATGATGTAAAAATTGTAAAGAAGTTGCCAAAGGAATTTGCAACTGCTACTAAAGCAGTAAAACATTTTATCAGCTGGTCGGGTGTTGAATACTACCAAGGCGAAATTGCTCGCTTGTGGGATGATTATCAAGTATGTGTTCTATAACACTAGGGTGTTCATTTTATATCGGCGGTGTGTTATGTTATTAAGTGCTGTGTTTTTAGATTGAACTCGACTTAATCACTCTTATGTAACAGGTTATTCGTGCTGCTAAATCAGATTCACGTCTTGCCAACAACAATTTGCCTGCTGACATTCAAAAACTTCGTTGTCGAGCTTTTTACAATTCACTTCGATTTTCTCCACGCATTGAGGCATTAGCACATGTAATTTCCATTCCTTAAAGTTGTAGAACTACATAGATTTTCCACTTTTATctgcttatattttttatgttccGTCATGCATCCATGTACTGACTGCATTGTTGACCCTGCAGTTATTGGTTGAGAGGATGAGATCATTCGGTCCATATATTGCTTTACATTTGCGTTATGAGAAGGACATGCTTGCTTTTAGTGGGTGCACCTATGGTTTGTCTCTGGCTGAAGCAGATGAACTAACAAAGATCAGGCAAGTAATTGTGATGGTCACTTTCACTTGTTGGTGTAGTGCAGTTGTATGAACTTTGAATATGCTTCTTTGGTTTATGCAGAGAGAATACTTCTTATTGGAAGGTGAAAGATATTGATTCCCAAGAACAGAGAGTGAAGGGATATTGTCCATTGACTCCAAAAGAGGTTGGAATTCTTCTCTCAGCTCTCGGCTATCCATCCAATACTCCAATCTATGTTGCGGCAGGGGAGATATATGGAGGTGACTCTCAGATGGCCGATCTAAGGTCTCGATTTCCTACATTGATCAGCAAGGTACATGTTACATTCCTCTGCATTTAGcatgtttaataaattaatatttatttgaacgCTGCTGGTCTAATGTTTCTGTCACCAAtcttttgtatgaaattattttatcttcTTGTGTTTGCTTTTAGGAAGTTATGTTTAACCACACGGGGCTATTTTGCCGAGTTCCTTAGAGAGCGTTGTCTCGCGCCCCTAGGTATTCTTTACCTACCCACCTGTGTCGGTTTCGGGTACAGGTACCCTTTTGTTGAAGGTCGTTCGAGCTTTTCCTGGGACAGTTGGCTGACTCGGGACTCACGACAACCCAAGAAACATGATTCAGGCGAGTCAAAATAGTGACTCAGAGTCAGGatgtttttggttttagttGCTCAAATTTATGGGATTCTGAAATAAATCTTTGATAATTCAAGGAAGAATgcataaatgttaaaaaaaactataatttataattaaactaCATTAATGAAAAGTGCAGAATTTTAGTCTTCTGCAATCACAAAGAATTAAGTACTTTTGCATGATTCATTATATGCTGATTAACCATAGAAAGAGACTGATTAGAATGTTGCTGAAATTACTTAGGTCTGATTTTAACTAGAAATCTTAGAGGGGAAGCATAAATTGTAGGGAGGGAACCAGGAATGGATCAGCGAGGATTCTTTATACAATGATTTATCCAGTAAACTTAGGTCTGATTTTAACTCGACTTGGACAAGTAACAGAATGATGGAGAAAGCTAGGATAAAATCTATCTGAGTCAAATACTTTTCTAAGATCACCCAAGTTAAACTTCACCTTATGACCAAGTCAACCATGGATGTTGTTTAGCTTTTGGTATTTTACTCCTTGTAATGAGTTGGTACTCCATTTTCTTCTTCAGCTGTGAGGTTTGCATTTAACATTTAACAGTAAAAATCAGAAACTGCTCTAAGAGCAATTTTTCATGTATTAGATACTCTGTATCACCAATGAACTAAATCATTGAGGGAAAGCAAGGTAGACTTTTATCATCTCTTTTGTGTCCAATGATATGCAGaaatttagtttattaatttGCAGCCTTATTTACAACttaaatataaacattattttcagGAAAATTTGGCATCATCGGAAGAGCTCGAACCATTCAGTCACTACGCGTCACAAATGGCAGCTTTAGACTACATTGTATCAGTGCAAAGTGATGTTTTTATTCCCTCGTATTCAGGGAACATGGCAAGGGCTGTTGCTGGTCATCGTAGGTACTTGGGTCATCTGAAAACAATCAACCCTGACAGGTGCCGAAACAATCCACTTGTGCTTATTAGCAAATCAACTACAAAATCATCTTTTCCGAGCACTTAATGTATCTGATCCCTCTTTTGAGCAGAAAAGCACTAGTACATTTGTTCAATAAGCTCGACCGAGGCTCACTTAATGAAGGCCGGAAACTGTCTGAAACAATCATAGAACTCCATAAAAGAAGGTACATAAATTCTAATAAGACATACCAAAATACCCGTCCTTATTGTTACTGTGTTCTTATGAGCAAGTGTTTGACAGGCAAGGTTCACCGAGAAAGAGAAAAGGACCAATCTCCGGCACAAGAGGCAAAGAGAGGTTCCGATCAGAAGAGGCATTCTACGAAAACCCTTTACCCGATTGTTTATGCCAAGAAGAATCTAAGTTCATGCACCGGTCATAATCATGTACATACAGTAATTAAAAATGGTTCTTTACGAAGTAAATTCTGTGTCGTCAGTACGAGGCCAAGGGGGGACACGATTATCTTCATATCTTGAGCTTCAACTGATGAGCTTTATTTGTAACATAGATGGTGTTTTGAGGATAATGCAATTGATCAGTATCAAGAATGTATACTAGTAATTGGTTGAACATTTTGGGGGTAATAATAACAAGCACAGTTTGTGTTTTGGGTTgggaaaacattaataaaaggAGGTgaatttgtttgtcttttttcttttgtgtgtgtgtgtgctcaTTTTCAATGCCATTACAGAAATTACTAATGTGGAAAAATTTTGATAAGACAAGTTAAACTTTTagggcttcttcttcttcttggcgcGCATGCTAAGCTCGCATTCATGGCGAGGGGAAGAGGACGAGGTCAGAAGCTTGTCATTCAGAAAGATTTCGTGGTGGCTGAGGGTGATAGATCTGTGATTATCCATGATGATTTCCATGAGGAAAAGGAGTTGAGAGATCAAAGTGAAATGGAGGAACAAGCCCTAATCTCAAAGCCATCAATGGAGAATTTGAAGGCTTTATCCACTGATAATCCGATTGTGAATGAGATTTCAGTTGATGATGAGTGTTTAGAGGTTTCTGTTTGCAAGAAGGTGGCTGTTGTTGAATATGAGGGAATGGCTCAAGGTCATGGATCTAAATCTTGGGCGACTCTATTTGCTGATAATCGCATCAAGGAGAAAGGTAGTGAGTTGGAATTTATCTCACCATCCGTATCAAATGGGCAAAAAATAGTGAGATTTCACTCAAATGAAGTAGTTTATGAGGAGGAACGGTCAAAGAACACATTACTGGGATGTGTTTATGGATTACAGCCACGGATGGAAAGGTTAAATGCATTTATTCAAGCTagatggagaaaatatggaGTTGTGAATGTTTCTAGAGTAAATTCAGAATTATTTTCAATCCAATTTTCTAGTGAGGAAGGATGTGATCATGTGTTGAAAGATGGACCATTTACCTTTGACAATCATCTAATTATCTTGAAAAAATGGCACCCAAGGATGAGCTTGAACAATGCTATGAATGCTTTACTTATTTGGATTCAACTTCCTGGATTGCCATGGGAATTCTGGTCAGTGAAAATGTTTAGCAAGATTGGAAGTGTTTGTGGGAAGTCTTTGTATTGTGACAAATGCACAGGATCTAAGATGAAACTGGGATATGCTCGAATACTTGTGGAAATGGAGTCATCTGGTGAGTTTATAGATATGATTGAGTTGGTTGATGAACATAGAGTTATTTTTCCAGCAGAAAGTAATGTATGAATGGAGGCCTTCTGTATGCACTAATTGTAAAAGGTTTAGGCATCTAAAGCAAGAGTGTAGGGAAGGAAAAACAGAGAAGTTAATATGGAAATTGAAGAGCAATTCTACAAATGAGTCAGGGATTGGAAAACACAGTACTATCCTTGATCTGGAGAGACAATCTAAGAGCTCAGATTTGGGAGTTTTGGGAACAATGTAATGCAGAGTTCTGTGGGGAAGAAATGGGAAGAGATAGTTAAGGGCAAGGCTGTATGTGGAAAGGAATATATTTCTAGTTCAAATAATTCTAATGGACAAAGATCTATTCAGATTAAGAATGATAAATCTAATAGTGGGAAGGCAGGAAGTAGTATGAAGGAAGATCTTAATTTGGGTGGTAAACCTCCTAAACAAGCGAAAAGTCATATTGCCTGTCATGAAGATACACTGAGACATGGTCCTAGTTGTAGTAATAGTTTTGGTATTTTGGAAGGAATTGAAGGAAGGATTGATGGTATTCCTCATAATGTCGTTAAATGTCTAGAAGAGGGTAGGAAAGGCAACCTTGCTAGCCTACCAAAGCTATTGAAAAATGATTATGTCATGGAATATTAGGGGACTAAATGGTCCTCTGAAGCAATCAGAAGTGAAAAGTATGATTGCTAAATATAAAGTTGCTGTCATGGGTGTTTTGGAAACTCGGGTTAGGAAGGAGAGCATGTGTACAAtatgggaaaaaataaaattgaaccaATGGAGCTTGGAGCATAATTACTTGATGAGTGATCAAGGAAGGATTTGGGTGTTATATGACACTCGGCAGGTTTGTTTGCGAGTGCTGAAAATGAGTTCACAGTTCATACACTGTAAAATCACTTATGGCACTGAAAGTTTTGTTTGGACTTGTGTGTATGGTTCGTATGATTCAGGAAGAAGAAGGGAACAATGGAATGACTTATCAAGAATAGGGAGTCCATTGAATATACCTTGGCTTATACAAGGTGATTTTAATTCTATATGCAGTAATGATGACAGAATTGGTGGAATTCCTATTAATGAAGAAGTAGCAGCTGAATTTCAGAAATGGATTTTGGGTCTAAACCTGGTAGAGGTGCAATGCAATGGTCCTAAATTTACTTGGACCAACTACCAACAGGGTGATAATAGAATTTTCAGAAAATTAGACTGGTGCTTAACAAATCAATACTGGTATGCAGGGAACCTGTATGCTCTATTATCAACTGAAGAGTGTTTGACCATTGTGGATTATTGGTTGATATAAAAAGATCAATGGGAATAGTCAAAACGCCCTTCAGGTTTTTCAATATGTGGTGTGATCATCCTAACTTTTTCAGGATAGTTGAAAAGGTATGGACTATGCCAATTAGAGGGTAAAACTATGTACAAAGTTTATCAAAAGGCTGAAAATTCTCAGGGCAGAATTAAGGGTATTGATTAGGAAAGAGTATGATAATGTTTCAAGACAAGTATCAAACTGCAGGGATGAATTGGAGAAATTAAGAAGTAAATGGATTGACGATCATTTTAATGTGGGCATTCAActagaggagaagaagaaaattatacaTATGCAGAAGTTAATTACTTTTGAGGAAAGCTTCCTAAAGCAAAAAGCAAGATGTCAATGGGTTCAAGCAGGTGATCAAAATTCCAAATTCTTCTTTAGAATACTGCAACGAAAGGAAAACCAGAAATAATTTTACTCAGTTGACTTTACCTAATGGGGAAATGAGTACAGATCAAGCTACTATAAAAGATGGTATACTGGTACACAATAAGAACTTCTTGGGAACTGAAAAAACCAAGAAGGGATATTTTGATAGTACTGTATTTCAAAATATGGTGGTTCCTACTGAGGCTTGGGACTGTCTATGTAAAATAGTTACAAATATAGAAGTTAAAGAGTCATTGTGGAGCATTAAAGATGACAAGAGCCCATGGCCGGATGGGTTTAACAGTTTTTTCTTCAAGAAAACTTGGAACATTGTGGGAAAAGAGGTTATTCTTGCAATACAATGACTTCTTCTCAAATGGGGAAATGTTGAAACATGCAAAATCCACTATTATTACTCTTATTCCAAAGGTATTGACGCCAAACATGATTACTAATTTTAGACCAATTGCTTGTTGTAATGTCATGTACAAGATAGTGTCTAAAATACTGGCAGGAAGATTGAGGGGAGTTCTAGGTGGCATCATACATTTGAATCAATTAGCCTTTATCCCATGGAGGATGATCTATGATAATATCATGTTGGCACATGAATTGCTCAGAGGGTATCATAAGGAAAAGCTTGGATGTTGTGCTCTGAAAATTGACTTACAAAAAGCATATGATTTAGTTGCATGTGATTTTCTAGAAGAGGTGATACTGGCTTTCAAATTCCCTAGCCATTTTATCAAACTAATCATGAATTCTGTAAGATCTTGTATGTTCTCAGTCAGTATCAATGGTCAAATGGAGGGTTACTTTCCTGGGAAATGTGGATTGAGACAGGGTGATCCCATTTCACcacttttgtttgtgttatgcaTGGAGTATCTAACCAGAATCTTTCATAAAATAACATTGGAATGGTTTACATTTCATAGAGATTGTGAAAGCCTCAAATTGTGTCTCCCATGCTTTGTAGATGATCTTTTTGCAATTGCACACAGTGATACTAAGTCTATTATGATCATTAAAAATGCTCTGAAACATTTTCAAGAGGTCTCTGGGCTAATGACAAACCTGCAGAAGAGTGTAATTTAATTTTCTGGAGTTAAGCAGACTGTGAAGACTCAAATTATGGAAATTTTGGGATTCAAAGAGGGAACTCTTTCAGTTAAATACATTGGACTTCCCTTAATATCAACTAGACTCATGAACATTGTCAGGAATTagtttcaaaaataacaaacactgGATAGCAAAAACTCTTAGGCAGACTCCATCTGGTGAATTTCAGTACTATCAAGTATGTATGCCTCTTTGGTGCTCAGTATTCATATTACCCAAAAAGATAATCTATGAGATGGAGAAGCTGTGCAAGAATTTTTTTGGCATGGTACTAATGAACCTAGAAAGGGAGGTATAGTGGCATGGATTGTTGTGTGCCAGCAAAAAGCTTTGGGAGGGCTGGGAGTGAAAACATGTTAACATTTAGAATCAGGCAATCCAATTGAAGCATATATGGGAATTAAttcaggagaaaaaaaaaacactgtgGGCAGTTTGGGTGATTAGAACAAAACTGAAAAAGCTAAGTTTCTAGGGTATAACAAAAACAGCTGACAGTAGCTGGAATTGGAGAAAAtttttgttgaaattgagaGAGATGGCTAGGCCTCTATTCAGTTATTAGCTTGGGAATGGAAAGAAGTTCTCCTTTTGGTTTGACCCATGGTGTAATGGTTCTTCCATTGCAGACATCTTTCCAGCGAAAAATATCAGAGAACAATACATATGCAAAAGGGAGATGGGTTATCCCGGCCAGATGGAATTCAACTAT
It includes:
- the LOC120263549 gene encoding O-fucosyltransferase 7 yields the protein MRAGICDMVAVARLINATLVVPELDKRSFWQDSSNFSDVFDEEYFIQSLANDVKIVKKLPKEFATATKAVKHFISWSGVEYYQGEIARLWDDYQVIRAAKSDSRLANNNLPADIQKLRCRAFYNSLRFSPRIEALAHLLVERMRSFGPYIALHLRYEKDMLAFSGCTYGLSLAEADELTKIRENTSYWKVKDIDSQEQRVKGYCPLTPKEVGILLSALGYPSNTPIYVAAGEIYGGDSQMADLRSRFPTLISKENLASSEELEPFSHYASQMAALDYIVSVQSDVFIPSYSGNMARAVAGHRRYLGHLKTINPDRKALVHLFNKLDRGSLNEGRKLSETIIELHKRRQGSPRKRKGPISGTRGKERFRSEEAFYENPLPDCLCQEESKFMHRS